The following are encoded in a window of Candidatus Methylomirabilis lanthanidiphila genomic DNA:
- the galB gene encoding 4-oxalmesaconate hydratase has translation MGIGRQPPPYPAIWATPPRGRVLALAPHADDETLGCGGVLIRHREQGDPVRVVCVTDGAAGDPLGYYSGRDYPELRREEARRAGAILGVDDLVFWDYPDGRLAEAHDLAQRLAALFDAYRPDIIYRPSTAEIHPDHWALGVATEEALHDYRRAVGDYCFEAWATVRPSYVIDISAVWERKRQAIEQYQSQLRYNDYVHMIEGLNAYRTIYLSSARYMEAFESGFNDSS, from the coding sequence GTGGGAATAGGGCGACAGCCGCCGCCATACCCGGCGATCTGGGCTACCCCCCCAAGGGGCCGTGTGCTGGCGCTGGCGCCTCACGCCGATGACGAAACCTTAGGCTGCGGCGGCGTGTTGATTCGGCACCGCGAGCAGGGGGATCCCGTTCGAGTGGTGTGTGTCACCGACGGCGCGGCGGGCGATCCGTTGGGCTATTACAGCGGCCGGGACTATCCGGAATTGCGGCGGGAGGAAGCCCGACGGGCCGGCGCGATCCTGGGGGTCGATGACCTGGTCTTTTGGGACTACCCCGACGGGCGGCTCGCGGAGGCGCACGACCTGGCCCAACGCCTTGCCGCGCTGTTTGATGCCTATCGTCCGGACATCATCTATCGGCCTTCAACGGCAGAGATTCACCCTGATCATTGGGCGTTGGGGGTCGCGACTGAAGAGGCGCTGCACGATTATCGGCGGGCGGTCGGCGACTACTGCTTCGAAGCATGGGCGACGGTCCGGCCGTCCTACGTGATCGATATCAGCGCAGTCTGGGAACGAAAGCGTCAGGCAATCGAGCAGTATCAGAGCCAGCTCCGATACAACGATTATGTCCATATGATCGAGGGGCTAAACGCGTACAGAACGATTTATCTGTCGTCGGCCCGGTATATGGAAGCCTTCGAGTCCGGGTTTAACGATAGTTCGTGA
- a CDS encoding teichoic acid ABC transporter ATP-binding protein: MPAIQVDGLSKMYRIYARPKDRLIEYLVRGRKRHQEFWALRDVTFQAPTGSTFGLMGENGSGKSTLLQLLAGTLTPTSGVRRVRGRVSAILELGAGFNPDFTGRENVLMTGAIMGIARREMAARLEDVIAFAEIGDFIDRPLRMYSTGMYLRLAFAAATTVDPDVLIVDEALSVGDEYFQKRCIDRIETFRKAGRTIVFCSHNSYQLRMVCEQAIWLRAGRVAMMGDTLKVVTEYESYLRGRMAERCADPPVSGPATGQRGPRPAPWITDVSLIVNGQAGARHEVQTGDDLAIAVSYEVPAPPAAVHVGVRIFRNDGIVCYGAGTHLDGLTPPPTSGSVILTFPNIQLLAGEYYVSVHLLDETGLHHYEERRRACSFRVYQPFIAIGLCQLRHEWSVEATPKDAAYLHSEMVG, from the coding sequence ATGCCGGCTATCCAGGTCGACGGTCTGTCGAAGATGTACCGGATTTATGCGCGTCCCAAGGACCGGTTAATAGAGTATCTAGTCCGCGGCCGCAAGCGCCACCAGGAGTTCTGGGCCCTCAGGGATGTGACCTTTCAGGCCCCGACGGGCTCCACATTCGGTTTAATGGGAGAAAACGGGTCCGGCAAAAGCACCCTGCTCCAACTGCTGGCAGGCACGTTAACCCCGACATCCGGCGTACGCCGGGTACGCGGGCGGGTGTCGGCCATCCTTGAGCTGGGGGCCGGTTTCAATCCCGATTTTACGGGACGGGAAAACGTGTTGATGACCGGCGCGATCATGGGGATCGCGCGGCGAGAGATGGCGGCGCGGCTTGAGGATGTGATCGCCTTTGCCGAGATCGGCGACTTCATCGACCGGCCTCTCAGAATGTACTCAACGGGGATGTACCTCCGGCTCGCCTTTGCCGCAGCGACCACGGTGGATCCGGATGTTCTGATTGTCGACGAAGCGCTCTCGGTCGGGGACGAGTACTTTCAGAAGCGCTGCATCGATCGCATTGAGACGTTCCGGAAGGCCGGCAGGACGATTGTGTTCTGCTCGCACAACAGCTATCAGCTTCGGATGGTCTGCGAGCAGGCGATCTGGCTGCGCGCCGGGCGTGTGGCGATGATGGGCGATACTCTGAAGGTGGTGACCGAATACGAAAGCTATCTGCGGGGTCGCATGGCCGAGCGTTGCGCCGATCCGCCGGTATCGGGGCCGGCGACGGGGCAGCGCGGACCGCGTCCGGCTCCGTGGATCACCGATGTCTCTCTTATCGTCAATGGCCAGGCGGGCGCCCGTCACGAGGTACAGACCGGCGATGATCTGGCTATCGCCGTCTCCTATGAGGTTCCCGCCCCTCCCGCGGCGGTCCATGTCGGCGTAAGGATTTTCCGGAACGACGGCATTGTGTGCTATGGAGCCGGCACCCATCTGGACGGACTCACACCCCCGCCGACCTCAGGGAGCGTGATCCTCACGTTTCCGAACATCCAACTCCTGGCGGGAGAGTATTATGTGTCCGTCCACCTGCTCGATGAAACCGGCCTGCATCACTACGAAGAACGGAGAAGGGCGTGTAGTTTCAGAGTCTACCAGCCCTTTATCGCCATCGGGTTGTGCCAACTGAGGCATGAATGGAGCGTTGAGGCGACTCCGAAAGACGCGGCTTACCTCCACAGTGAGATGGTCGGCTGA
- the mshA gene encoding D-inositol-3-phosphate glycosyltransferase translates to MRIVQFVHGYPPEFVAGTERYTQGLSRMLVAHGHACLVIAGSERTASQPSMAVEWDGGVQIVRLIGCAGPDDRRPSVHNPPAEELIRWLLDLWRPEVAHVQHWMRLTNTVVGVCREFNLPTVVTLHDQWVACTRVHRFQPGEQLCSDLEAPCLSCVERDPWQRDWEIGERLSLRQRILERELRLAHRLLVPSAAQQDFLRQIVPAIPDRLEVVPLALPVRRRDRIDLPEKGYSNGPFRIGHWGYLAPGKGVHLLLEAAQLLPPDQRIEWHLYGLSSGPPYEERLERLAAGRSVFFHGRYTFEDVQSAGLDLAVFPSLCYETYSFVLDEAFSLGLPVVASNKGAFPERIGEAGLVFQQGDPGDLAKTIAWLLKNPAELARLKRAVSTGKVVPMEEHVTRLEKIYGEVVESREPERDADLAEREFLLHLHRVVEDRDREIQRLRGHVAEQERAVKEQERAVKEQERAIRNLEERLRQTEQTVLDREAALQQTRQALEMLQSDHANLRAHLLHLKQTPLFQLHELLKKLLKRP, encoded by the coding sequence ATGAGAATCGTGCAGTTCGTTCACGGGTACCCTCCGGAATTCGTCGCCGGGACCGAGCGGTATACACAAGGGCTGAGCCGGATGCTGGTGGCGCACGGCCATGCCTGCCTGGTTATTGCCGGTTCTGAGCGGACAGCCTCACAGCCATCGATGGCGGTCGAGTGGGACGGCGGCGTTCAGATCGTCCGGCTGATTGGCTGCGCCGGACCCGATGACCGCCGTCCGTCCGTCCATAATCCTCCGGCGGAAGAGCTGATTCGATGGCTCCTTGACCTTTGGAGGCCTGAGGTCGCCCACGTTCAGCACTGGATGAGGCTCACTAATACCGTCGTGGGGGTCTGCCGGGAGTTCAATCTTCCGACTGTGGTCACGCTGCATGACCAGTGGGTTGCATGCACACGGGTTCATCGGTTTCAACCCGGCGAGCAGCTCTGTTCCGACCTGGAGGCGCCGTGTCTGTCGTGCGTCGAGCGGGATCCGTGGCAGCGGGACTGGGAGATCGGCGAACGATTGTCGTTGCGACAGCGAATCCTCGAGCGGGAACTTCGGCTGGCCCATCGTCTGCTGGTCCCCTCTGCGGCCCAACAAGATTTCCTGCGGCAGATCGTGCCGGCGATTCCAGACCGACTCGAGGTCGTCCCATTGGCGTTACCGGTCCGGCGTCGGGACCGGATCGACCTTCCGGAGAAGGGTTATTCGAACGGACCGTTCAGGATCGGTCACTGGGGCTATCTGGCGCCAGGGAAAGGCGTTCACCTTTTGCTGGAGGCGGCCCAACTCCTTCCGCCGGATCAAAGGATCGAGTGGCATCTGTATGGTCTGTCATCCGGTCCTCCGTATGAAGAGCGGCTGGAGCGACTGGCGGCGGGACGGTCCGTCTTCTTTCACGGGAGGTACACCTTCGAGGATGTGCAATCGGCCGGGCTTGACCTCGCCGTGTTCCCGTCGCTGTGCTATGAGACCTATTCCTTTGTCCTTGACGAGGCGTTTTCGCTCGGTCTGCCTGTGGTTGCCTCGAATAAAGGGGCCTTCCCTGAGCGGATAGGTGAGGCCGGTCTGGTATTTCAACAGGGTGACCCCGGTGATCTCGCGAAGACGATTGCGTGGTTACTAAAGAATCCTGCCGAGTTGGCTCGTCTGAAACGCGCGGTATCGACGGGAAAGGTGGTGCCGATGGAGGAGCATGTCACGCGCCTTGAAAAGATCTATGGCGAGGTGGTGGAGAGTCGCGAGCCTGAGCGCGACGCGGACCTCGCCGAGCGAGAGTTCCTGCTTCACCTGCATCGGGTGGTTGAGGATCGAGACCGGGAGATCCAACGTCTGCGTGGACATGTCGCGGAGCAGGAAAGGGCCGTCAAGGAGCAGGAAAGGGCCGTCAAGGAGCAGGAAAGGGCGATCAGGAATCTCGAGGAGCGGCTGCGACAGACCGAGCAGACGGTCTTGGACCGGGAGGCGGCCTTGCAGCAGACCCGACAGGCGCTCGAGATGCTGCAGAGCGATCATGCCAACCTGAGGGCCCACCTGCTTCACCTGAAACAGACCCCCCTGTTCCAGCTTCACGAGTTGCTGAAGAAACTGTTGAAACGCCCATGA
- a CDS encoding ABC transporter permease codes for MLSLYRHSGLIGNFVKRDLLARYKGSAMGVCWSVVQPIVMLILYTYVFSTILKVRVGPTEGTGIFAIYLFCGMLPWNAFQEGVSRSATVILDNANLIKRTVFPAEILPIYIVASGLVNELIGLGVLLAAVLLTAKTISPVLLFLPVIVLLQGAFTLGLAWIIAAINVFLRDVGQLLGMALSLWMFLTPVFYPPSLVPPSLEWILYINPMMWVVESYRGIVLRGVMPPWTGLAALAFSSLTAFVVGRLLFRRMQGAFADVI; via the coding sequence ATGTTGAGTCTCTATCGCCATAGTGGTCTGATCGGCAACTTTGTCAAACGCGATCTGCTGGCCCGGTACAAAGGGTCGGCGATGGGGGTCTGCTGGTCCGTTGTTCAGCCCATCGTGATGTTGATCCTGTATACTTATGTATTCTCGACCATCTTGAAGGTGCGGGTCGGACCCACCGAAGGGACCGGTATCTTTGCCATCTACCTCTTTTGCGGGATGCTTCCCTGGAATGCCTTTCAGGAAGGGGTCAGCCGGTCCGCGACCGTGATTCTCGACAATGCGAATCTGATCAAGCGCACCGTCTTTCCGGCGGAGATTTTGCCGATCTACATTGTTGCGTCAGGACTCGTGAATGAACTGATCGGTCTTGGGGTGCTGCTGGCAGCGGTCCTGCTGACAGCCAAGACCATCAGTCCGGTCCTGCTGTTCCTTCCCGTGATTGTTCTCTTGCAGGGGGCCTTTACCCTCGGGTTGGCGTGGATCATCGCAGCGATCAACGTGTTTCTGCGGGATGTGGGCCAGCTCCTCGGTATGGCGCTCAGCCTCTGGATGTTCCTGACACCGGTGTTTTACCCGCCCTCGCTGGTCCCCCCGTCGTTAGAATGGATTCTCTACATCAACCCGATGATGTGGGTGGTGGAGTCGTATCGGGGTATCGTCTTGCGCGGGGTCATGCCGCCGTGGACCGGCTTGGCGGCCCTGGCGTTCAGCTCGTTGACGGCTTTCGTGGTTGGGCGTCTCCTGTTTCGGCGGATGCAGGGCGCCTTCGCCGATGTGATCTGA